Proteins encoded in a region of the Neodiprion virginianus isolate iyNeoVirg1 chromosome 2, iyNeoVirg1.1, whole genome shotgun sequence genome:
- the LOC124298789 gene encoding uncharacterized protein LOC124298789 gives MYGRPENPDTPSPWLVRAEVTIRRSGDQAVASGSRSSSAGCPEAVGTEGVQMVYKWGRDPGNVDGNPAGSYAFQRGNILFTSTPPPRPFSGGPTSAATSAPRHLGVNVSDSGYNSEQFSPQSYSSLPHRRPCQQYNRRCKSTCSIVLSTAEEPRVPDKPKPQCLDRWCGHYAKGGFFKPVPEACEDCLEGITSGRKAFTTHFCTRVPGRSHGFDPSSKGINCSDNYVGSGNSSRDAASQTNDVQTQTSFSSVSSLLQGTNSKHYESRRKTSPGLLRKFDERDFWTGQQEKKEVPGSSSSSLSVDVTSRKSNIPPTCDSQSGTTGAANSSGKEDTAKRKSRTVHIDVYCTGSEEEEEEEEDEEEEEDDAEDSSYSDSSEASERLAEKPRTIFESDRVRVTHSRAEETRLPRGLQYDKAFLKRSEELSCESFKQAPMRMPSLASSRGYETDDVLSSLYPSQFSSYSAIRDLDSTPWSAASSCVGLNPHPDSYDSATATSWKDTISDVESLLNSKSGLTPCDSFEYANSSDRERIGRLETAWDEDAESREKRSKTWRSPQIERRQLLQNRKMKEFLDKHQVGWSSPESAAESDDSAELGWSFVSSEENSRHVRRDSTVRRPGKEAQRVQAAPSREPEDRGCMSDTAGKTTFCGLRDQIGPFGAKSPSPAKDKVESRVTSPFTTPQGEKTDHIIKASVFGAVVGAFRKPGHHIGPSKNPSCSCEHCRRFFEENAGPRGRSRSLGDIDRRPGAWFRRNKDIISQAPRNSKNGVS, from the exons ATGTACGGCCGACCTGAGAATCCGGATACGCCTTCCCCGTGGCTGGTGCGAGCCGAGGTTACGATAAGACGAAGCGGTGATCAGGCCGTTGCTTCGGGATCAAGGAGTAGTTCCGCCGGATGTCCGGAAGCTGTGGGAACCGAGGGCGTTCAAATGGTTTACAAGTGGGGACGAGACCCGGGGAACGTCGACGGGAATCCCGCCGGCTCCTACGCCTTTCAGCGGGGAAACATTCTCTTCACATCGACGCCGCCTCCTCGACCGTTCTCCGGGGGTCCGACCTCCGCTGCCACTTCCGCTCCAAGACACCTTGGCGTTAACGTTTCCGACTCTGGATACAACAGCGAACAGTTTTCACCTCAGTCTTACTCCAGTCTACCGCATCGACGACCCTGTCAACAGTACAACAGACGCTGCAAGAGCACATGCAGCATCGTTTTATCCACCGCCGAGGAGCCCCGGGTTCCTGACAAACCCAAACCGCAATGCCTGGATCGCTGGTGCGGACATTACGCTAAAGGCGGATTTTTCAAACCAGTTCCTGAGGCCTGCGAGGACTGTCTAGAGGGTATTACTTCCGGTAGGAAAGCTTTTACTACTCACTTTTGCACCAGAGTGCCTGGCAGAAGTCACGGATTCGATCCGTCTAGCAAGGGGATTAATTGTTCGGATAATTATGTTGGATCGGGCAACAGCAGCAGGGATGCTGCTTCACAGACTAACGATGTTCAGACTCAGACGTCGTTTAGCTCTGTTTCTTCTTTACTTCAAGGCACCAATTCCAAGCATTACGAATCAAGGAGGAAAACCTCACCTGGTCTTTTGCGGAAGTTTGATGAACGCGATTTCTGGACTGGACAG caagaaaaaaaagaagtaccaggctcgtcgtcgtcatcgttgTCGGTGGACGTGACAAGTAGAAAGTCAAATATTCCCCCAACGTGCGACTCACAATCAGGAACAACCGGGGCGGCTAATTCCTCGGGTAAAGAGGACACAGCTAAGCGGAAATCGCGGACCGTGCACATCGACGTTTACTGTACGGGATccgaggaagaggaggaggaggaggaagatgaagaagaggaggaagatgACGCAGAGGACAGCAGCTACTCGGACTCGTCCGAGGCCTCTGAGAGGCTCGCGGAAAAACCGCGGACGATATTCGAGAGCGATAGAGTGAGAGTGACGCACTCGAGGGCTGAGGAAACGCGGCTTCCTCGCGGCCTCCAGTACGACAAAGCCTTTCTTAAACGCTCGGAGGAACTCAGTTGCGAGAGTTTCAAACAGGCCCCGATGCGGATGCCGTCGTTGGCGAGTTCCCGGGGCTATGAGACCGACGATGTTCTAAGCTCGTTGTACCCGTCGCAATTTAGTTCTTACAGCGCGATCCGGGACTTGGACTCAACGCCCTGGTCGGCTGCCTCGTCGTGCGTTGGTCTGAACCCGCACCCTGACTCGTACGATTCGGCGACGGCGACGTCGTGGAAGGACACGATATCCGACGTAGAATCTCTGCTGAACAGCAAGTCCGGACTCACACCTTGCGACAGCTTTGAGTACGCTAATTCGTCCGACCGCGAGAGGATCGGCAGGCTCGAAACTGCCTGGGACGAGGATGCGGAGAGCCGCGAGAAACGGTCCAAGACTTGGCGTTCGCCTCAGATAGAGAGGCGGCAACTTCTGCAGAACAGGAAGATGAAGGAGTTCCTCGACAAGCACCAGGTCGGCTGGTCATCCCCGGAGAGCGCCGCTGAGTCAGACGACAGCGCGGAATTGGGATGGAGCTTCGTTTCGAGCGAGGAGAATTCACGACATGTCAGAAGGGACTCGACCGTTCGCAGGCCCGGCAAGGAGGCCCAACGGGTTCAGGCGGCCCCTTCCAGGGAGCCGGAGGATCGTGGCTGCATGAGCGATACCGCGGGGAAAACAACCTTCTGCGGTTTGAGGGACCAGATCGGACCCTTTGGTGCGAAGAGTCCCTCGCCGGCGAAAGACAAGGTCGAATCGCGCGTTACTTCACCGTTTACGACGCCCCAGGGCGAGAAGACCGACCACATAATCAAGGCTTCGGTCTTTGGCGCGGTTGTTGGCGCTTTTAGAAAACCCGGACACCACATTGGACCCTCGAAAAATCCATCCTGCTCGTGCGAGCACTGCAGAAGGTTCTTCGAGGAGAACGCGGGGCCCAGAGGACGGTCCAGATCTCTTGGCGATATCGATCGGCGACCCGGAGCCTGGTTTAGGAGAAATAAAGATATCATTTCTCAGGCACCTCGTAACTCGAAAAACGGCGTTTCGTAG
- the LOC124298791 gene encoding conserved oligomeric Golgi complex subunit 6: protein MNTNNVSGGSSILIQRVDKLLESRLENDKDTLEALKELSTFFTDNTLNARRNLRSKIERRSLHINEDFLSAFREVKSALDGIYDDVVAMNSSVQTMTNQLQTTKTQTLQLIDQTTKLQNESKKLSMQQDVANTFIKNFQLTSSELAILHGPSREAPITNEFFAVADRVQEIHSNCRILMQSGYQTLALDVMQRMTLLQEAALERLYRWTQSQCRHIENELLAPLLIKAMSKLEDRPVLYKYVLDEYCTARRSILVGSFIDALTLGHAFGGSSNPIEMHAHDPKRYVGDMLAWLHQAIPVEKENILTLVKARDKTDVSDQIKTALGNITEGLCHPLKSRVEHILAVEAPATVFYSVTTLIRFYQAIITQVVPDSMLTTTLNDLLEQSERSFVTRLQRETRAALGDRAEPPGTDLVPAPSVSRLLSLLNEVLSVASIAEEREKDMLQIVSCVIDPLLQEVNETASRLPTVDMAVYLLNCMHQIQSTLALYEYMDQRLERLQAQADAQLDTLTSEQASSLVANLNLGPIYTILQGREQGPLSLIPGMDPLSVKEFTNKLEAFLVMPDILLLPQISLLQSNTHRTVTQRRSFEVIGAIYKQLYDGCHDPKNNYQNPNSLFTRTPEELLKALVS, encoded by the exons ATGAACACAAATAACGTATCGGGGGGAAGCTCCATCTTGATACAACGTGTTGATAAGCTTCTCGAGTCTCGACTTGAAAATGACAAG GATACTTTAGAAGCTCTCAAAGAATTGTCAACTTTTTTTACTGACAATACACTGAACGCGCGAAGAAATTTGCGGAGCAAAATAGAGCGGAGGAGCTTGCACATTAACGAAGACTTTTTATCGGCATTTAGAGAAGTAAAATCCGCCTTGGACGGGATATACGACGATGTCGTAGCCATGAACTCCTCTGTCCAAACTATGACCAATCAGTTGCAAACCACCAAAACACAGACACTCCAACTGATCGATCAAACTACGAAGTTACAAAATGAAAG caaaaaattgtcaatgCAGCAAGATGTCGCTAATACATTTATCAAGAACTTCCAACTGACTTCGTCTGAACTCGCTATACTGCATGGCCCCTCCCGAGAAGCGCCCATTACCAACGAGTTCTTTGCTGTTGCTGATCGTGTACAG GAGATACATAGCAACTGCCGAATCTTGATGCAATCTGGCTACCAAACGTTGGCGCTAGACGTTATGCAGAGAATGACACTGCTTCAAGAAGCGGCATTGGAAAGGCTATATCGCTGGACACAAAGCCAGTGTAGACACATTGAGAATGAGCTGCTTGCTCCCCTATTAATCAAAGCAATGAGCAAGCTGGAGGATCGGCCTGTTCTCTACAA ATACGTATTAGACGAGTATTGTACTGCCAGGAGATCCATTTTGGTTGGATCATTCATTGATGCGCTAACACTTGGCCACGCATTTGGCGGTAGTTCCAATCCGATAGAAATGCACGCTCATGACCCAAAGCGGTACGTTGGAGACATGCTTGCCTGGCTACACCAGGCCATTCCggtagagaaagaaaatatattaacgCTAGTAAAAGCACGCGATAAAACAG ATGTATCGGATCAGATTAAAACAGCTCTCGGTAATATAACAGAGGGGTTGTGCCACCCGTTGAAATCCAGGGTTGAACATATCCTTGCGGTGGAAGCTCCTGCAACAGTTTTCTATTCTGTAACAACATTGATCAGATTTTATCAGGCGATAATAACGCAAGTCGTGCCTGACAGCATGTTGACAACTACCCTCAACGATCTCTTGGAGCAAAGCGAACGTAGTTTCGTTACTCGACTTCAGAGAGAAACTCGAGCTGCTTTGGGAGATCGCGCTGAGCCACCAGGCACCGATCTGGTTCCAGCACCATCGGTTTCCAGGCTGCTCTCTCTCCTCAACGAAGTTCTCTCGGTTGCCAGTATAgctgaagagagagagaaagacatGCTTCAA ATTGTATCCTGCGTGATCGATCCGTTATTGCAAGAAGTTAATGAAACTGCATCGAGATTACCAACCGTGGATATGGCTGTGTATCTTCTGAACTGTATGCATCAAATACAATCTACTTTGGCCTTGTACGAGTACATGGATCAGAGACTGGAAAGACTACAG GCGCAAGCAGATGCGCAGCTGGATACTCTGACGTCTGAACAAGCTAGTTCTTTGGTTGCAAATTTAAATCTTGGCCCAATATACACGATCCTGCAAGGGCGAGAACAAGGCCCACTCTCATTGATCCCTGGGATGGATCCACTGAGTGTAAAAGAATTCACG AACAAACTGGAAGCGTTTCTGGTGATGCCGGACATTCTTTTGCTACCCCAAATCAGCTTGTTACAGAGCAATACGCATCGAACAGTTACGCAGAGACGATCGTTTGAAGTTATTGGTGCAATATACAAACAGCTTTATGACGGTTGTCATGATCCTAAAAATAACTATCAAAATCCAAATAGCTTATTCACAAGAACACCGGAGGAACTGTTGAAAGCGCTAGTCTCTTAA